One region of Camelina sativa cultivar DH55 chromosome 6, Cs, whole genome shotgun sequence genomic DNA includes:
- the LOC104790598 gene encoding BAHD acyltransferase At5g47980-like → MEMMKVETIAKEIIKPSSTTPNDLRTLQLSIYDYILPPVYTAAFLFYTKDELISPEHSSNKLKTSLSETLTKFYPLAGRINGVTIDCNDEGAIFVDGRVNSCPLSDVLRCPDFKAIQQLLPVDVIDNPYEAASTWPLLLVKATYFSCGGMAIGICISHKIADAASISTFIRSWAAMARGEGESVAGPEFAAANFYPPANPFFKLPVDEHANKISRITKRFVFVASKLEELRTKAASAGVVARPTRVESVTALLWKAFVAAVSSNTNTFVTKVLILPSNLRPKIPSLLPESLIGNVMFSSAVLSVSGEEQVKIEEAIRDLRKRKEDLRVVIQDEGGSTSSMMGSKIANLMLSNYSMLSYETHQPYALSSWCKLPLYEASFGWGSPVWVAGNVAPTLENVTMLIDSKDGQGIEALVTLPEENMISFEQNPELLAFASVNPSVMV, encoded by the coding sequence ATGGAGATGATGAAGGTTGAAACAATCGCTAAAGAAATCATAAAACCATCTTCCACAACTCCAAATGATCTCCGAACCCTCCAACTCTCTATTTATGATTACATCCTCCCTCCAGTTTACACAGCGGCCTTTCTCTTCTACACCAAAGATGAATTGATTTCTCCAGAACACAGTTCCAACAAACTCAAGACTTCTCTGTCCGAAACCTTGACCAAATTCTACCCTCTTGCCGGCAGAATCAACGGCGTCACCATCGATTGTAACGATGAAGGAGCTATTTTTGTTGATGGTCGTGTCAATAGCTGTCCTCTCTCTGATGTCCTGAGATGTCCGGATTTTAAAGCAATCCAACAGTTACTTCCTGTTGACGTCATCGATAACCCTTATGAGGCTGCAAGTACATGGCCTTTGCTGCTTGTGAAGGCGACTTATTTTTCATGTGGTGGCATGGCCATAGGAATTTGCATCAGCCACAAAATCGCAGATGCAGCCTCCATCTCGACTTTCATTCGGTCTTGGGCTGCTATGGCTCGTGGAGAAGGCGAATCAGTGGCTGGTCCCGAGTTTGCGGCAGCAAATTTTTACCCACCAGCAAATCCTTTCTTTAAGCTTCCGGTAGACGAACATGCCAACAAGATAAGCAGAATAACAAAGAGATTCGTATTCGTTGCATCCAAGTTGGAAGAACTTAGGACTAAAGCTGCTAGTGCAGGCGTCGTAGCCCGACCTACTCGGGTTGAGAGCGTCACTGCGCTTCTCTGGAAAGCCTTCGTTGCAGCTGTATCGTCAAACACAAATACTTTTGTCACGAAGGTTTTGATTCTGCCCTCTAACTTGCGTCCTAAGATACCTTCCCTTCTGCCAGAAAGCCTAATAGGAAATGTCATGTTCTCTTCTGCGGTCTTGAGTGTTAGTGGAGAAGAGCAAGTTAAAATTGAAGAGGCCATTAGAGACTTGCGGAAAAGGAAAGAGGATTTAAGAGTTGTAATCCAAGACGAGGGTGGGTCGACGTCTTCGATGATGGGTTCTAAAATAGCAAATCTGATGCTTAGTAATTATTCGATGTTGAGCTATGAGACTCACCAACCCTACGCCCTGAGTAGTTGGTGCAAATTACCTCTTTATGAGGCTAGTTTTGGCTGGGGATCCCCGGTTTGGGTCGCCGGCAATGTGGCTCCAACGTTAGAAAACGTAACTATGTTGATCGATTCTAAGGACGGACAAGGAATTGAAGCGTTGGTAACATTACCTGAAGAGAACATGATCTCTTTCGAGCAGAACCCAGAACTCCTCGCCTTCGCTTCCGTGAATCCTAGTGTCATGgtctaa
- the LOC104790597 gene encoding truncated transcription factor CAULIFLOWER A-like isoform X1 — protein MGRGRVQLRRIENKIRRQVTFSKRRTGLVKKAQEISVLCDADVALIVFSPKGKLFEYSAGSSMERILDRYERSLYAGQDIPTPNLDSQGECSTECSKLLRMIDVMQRSVRHLKGEEVDSLSIKELHGLEMQLDTALKKTRSRKNQLMLESIAQLQKKEKELKELKKQLTKKASQRDDFEPQNLRHDLATPLCAPPQALPRPLSPPPPSSFGDTSLRNGVEEVAAEILIRKTNTTLPHWMPRLTRE, from the exons ATGGGAAGAGGAAGGGTTCAGCTAAGGCGGATAGAAAACAAGATAAGGAGACAAGTGACATTTTCGAAGCGAAGGACGGGTTTGGTTAAGAAAGCTCAAGAGATCTCAGTGTTATGTGATGCTGATGTTGCTTTGATTGTCTTCTCCCCGAAAGGCAAGCTCTTTGAGTACTCTGCTGGTTCCAG CATGGAGAGAATTCTTGATCGATATGAGAGATCTTTATACGCTGGTCAAGATATTCCTACACCAAATTTGGATTCACAG GGTGAATGTTCAACAGAATGTTCAAAGCTCTTGAGGATGATTGATGTCATGCAAAGAAGCGTAAG GCACTTAAAAGGAGAAGAGGTGGATTCTCTGAGTATCAAAGAGCTTCATGGTCTCGAGATGCAACTTGATACTGCCCTCAAGAAAACTCGCTCTAGAAag AACCAGCTCATGTTAGAGTCCATAGCACAACTTCAGAAAAAG GAGAAGGAACTAAAAGAACTGAAGAAACAACTAACAAAGAAG GCTAGTCAAAGAGATGACTTTGAGCCGCAAAACCTTAGGCATGACTTGGCCACACCGCTATGTGCACCACCCCAAGCGCTGCCCCGACCtctatctcctcctcctccttcatctTTTGG GGATACATCACTAAGGAATGGAGTGGAAGAAGTAGCTGCCGAAATCCTAATTCGGAAAACGAACACAACGTTGCCGCATTGGATGCCCAGGCTCACCAGAGAATAG
- the LOC104790597 gene encoding truncated transcription factor CAULIFLOWER D-like isoform X2 has protein sequence MGRGRVQLRRIENKIRRQVTFSKRRTGLVKKAQEISVLCDADVALIVFSPKGKLFEYSAGSSMERILDRYERSLYAGQDIPTPNLDSQGECSTECSKLLRMIDVMQRSVRHLKGEEVDSLSIKELHGLEMQLDTALKKTRSRKEKELKELKKQLTKKASQRDDFEPQNLRHDLATPLCAPPQALPRPLSPPPPSSFGDTSLRNGVEEVAAEILIRKTNTTLPHWMPRLTRE, from the exons ATGGGAAGAGGAAGGGTTCAGCTAAGGCGGATAGAAAACAAGATAAGGAGACAAGTGACATTTTCGAAGCGAAGGACGGGTTTGGTTAAGAAAGCTCAAGAGATCTCAGTGTTATGTGATGCTGATGTTGCTTTGATTGTCTTCTCCCCGAAAGGCAAGCTCTTTGAGTACTCTGCTGGTTCCAG CATGGAGAGAATTCTTGATCGATATGAGAGATCTTTATACGCTGGTCAAGATATTCCTACACCAAATTTGGATTCACAG GGTGAATGTTCAACAGAATGTTCAAAGCTCTTGAGGATGATTGATGTCATGCAAAGAAGCGTAAG GCACTTAAAAGGAGAAGAGGTGGATTCTCTGAGTATCAAAGAGCTTCATGGTCTCGAGATGCAACTTGATACTGCCCTCAAGAAAACTCGCTCTAGAAag GAGAAGGAACTAAAAGAACTGAAGAAACAACTAACAAAGAAG GCTAGTCAAAGAGATGACTTTGAGCCGCAAAACCTTAGGCATGACTTGGCCACACCGCTATGTGCACCACCCCAAGCGCTGCCCCGACCtctatctcctcctcctccttcatctTTTGG GGATACATCACTAAGGAATGGAGTGGAAGAAGTAGCTGCCGAAATCCTAATTCGGAAAACGAACACAACGTTGCCGCATTGGATGCCCAGGCTCACCAGAGAATAG
- the LOC104698773 gene encoding glutathione S-transferase T3-like → MGYSNSNSFSRNFTDLLNSQQEMNNPESLPSFSPHIQISSSPIRQFSSQFSDVQDLDDNSREPRHRWTPQEDVVLISGWLNTSKDPVMSNGQKLGSFWDQIAFYYGESEAVAGKPKRGASQCKKRWKNIYETVNKGNENSKRTKLDVSGTYSSSSNTTSSVEEETEERPPGVKASKITSKKSARGEATQSDSLHKLQQAWEIREKEIAARERISKQRLLETLVGRTDLSKPELNLRKKLIDEMLG, encoded by the exons ATGGGTTATAGCAATTCAAATAGTTTTTCTCGAAACTTTACCGATCTCTTGAATAGCCAACAAGAGATGAATAATCCAGagtctcttccttctttttctcctcatATTCAAATAAGCTCATCACCTATACGTCAGTTCAGTTCACAATTTAGTGATGTCCAAGACCTAGATGATAACTCAAGAGAACCTAGACACAGATGGACTCCCCAAGAAGATGTTGTCTTGATAAGTGGTTGGTTAAACACCAGCAAAGATCCAGTCATGAGCAATGGGCAAAAGTTAGGTTCTTTTTGGGATCAAATTGCATTCTATTATGGAGAAAGTGAAGCAGTAGCGGGTAAACCAAAGAGAGGAGCCAGTCAATGTAAGAAGagatggaaaaatatatatgagactGTCAACAA AGGAAATGAAAACTccaaaagaactaagcttgatgTGAGTGGCACATACTCCTCAAGCTCAAATACAACATCTAGTGTTGAGGAAGAAACTGAAGAACGCCCTCCAGGTGTTAAGGCATCCAAAATCACATCAAAGAAAAGTGCTCGTGGTGAAGCTACTCAAAGTGATTCCTTGCACAAGTTACAACAAGCATGGGAgatcagagagaaagaaatagcTGCGAGAGAAAGAATATCCAAGCAGCGACTCCTGGAGACTCTTGTCGGGAGAACTGATCTATCCAAACCTGAACTCAACCTGAGAAAGAAGCTAATAGATGAGATGTTAGGATAA